A portion of the Paenibacillus hamazuiensis genome contains these proteins:
- a CDS encoding DUF4153 domain-containing protein, whose protein sequence is MTANVAASEHGTLRKDQRLLVGSLLCGIVFDFLFYDKPAGVSHPLFLAALYVYFNAMLKEKAKLRYDGGTLLLLTIALLSLTYVVFSNELFRLLNTLAVPALIAMHTTWAYGGQKGGWHEPGFLSRAFGQAVVGSLRQLPEPLKVLLATLRKQVRASRYTAALKISIGLLIAAPLLFIVIVLLASADKMFDHVVSGLPRMLERIDFGSAVSHAVVIGFLMLVLFCFTRGLLYSAEPKSNKEEPWAELTAAGPIRFDPLVTATVLVCVNLVYVIFVVVQFSYLFGGGEGTLPDGVTYAEYARRGFMELVAVTSMNFAMLLAVLYRVRKEGMNLHRVNRGLLGLMTGCTAVMLFSAYYRLSLYEQAYGYTYTRLLVHAFMIFLLVLFLIALYKIVRETAALARPFLIASLVAYMTVNYMNIDAIIARNNIARFEASGNVDEAYLAGLSPDAAPQLAKLYEAHPELAVLGDGLRRMRDNLSAPAPWMSYNVSKQQARKALEGLRLP, encoded by the coding sequence ATGACGGCAAACGTCGCTGCTTCCGAACATGGAACGCTGCGTAAAGATCAGCGTCTGCTCGTCGGCTCGCTGCTTTGCGGCATCGTGTTCGACTTCCTGTTTTACGATAAACCCGCCGGTGTTTCGCATCCACTGTTTTTGGCGGCGCTGTACGTTTATTTTAACGCGATGCTGAAAGAAAAGGCGAAGCTGCGGTATGACGGGGGAACGTTATTGCTGCTGACCATCGCATTGCTTTCGCTGACGTATGTGGTTTTTTCAAACGAGCTCTTTCGGCTGCTCAATACGCTTGCTGTCCCTGCCCTCATTGCGATGCATACGACTTGGGCTTACGGCGGGCAAAAGGGCGGCTGGCACGAACCCGGCTTCTTATCCCGGGCTTTCGGGCAGGCGGTCGTGGGGAGTTTGCGCCAGCTGCCGGAGCCGCTGAAGGTGCTGCTGGCAACTCTACGCAAGCAGGTTCGCGCCAGCAGGTATACAGCCGCGCTCAAAATATCGATCGGTCTCCTGATTGCCGCTCCGCTGCTTTTTATCGTTATCGTGCTGCTCGCTTCCGCGGATAAAATGTTCGATCATGTCGTAAGCGGATTGCCGAGAATGCTGGAGCGGATCGATTTCGGCTCTGCGGTGTCGCATGCGGTGGTAATCGGATTCCTGATGCTCGTGCTCTTTTGCTTTACAAGGGGGCTGCTTTATTCGGCGGAGCCGAAGAGCAACAAGGAGGAGCCGTGGGCGGAGCTGACGGCGGCCGGTCCGATCCGGTTCGATCCGCTTGTGACGGCGACGGTGCTTGTCTGCGTGAATTTGGTGTATGTCATTTTCGTGGTTGTTCAGTTTTCGTATTTATTCGGAGGGGGAGAGGGGACTCTTCCGGACGGGGTTACGTATGCGGAATATGCCCGGCGCGGGTTTATGGAGCTTGTCGCCGTAACCTCGATGAACTTCGCGATGCTGCTCGCGGTGCTTTACAGGGTGCGCAAGGAAGGGATGAATCTTCACCGGGTCAATCGGGGGCTGCTCGGGCTGATGACGGGGTGTACGGCGGTGATGCTGTTTTCGGCGTATTATCGACTTTCCTTGTACGAACAGGCCTACGGCTATACGTATACAAGGCTCTTGGTCCACGCGTTTATGATCTTTCTTCTCGTGCTGTTCCTTATTGCGCTGTACAAAATCGTCCGCGAAACCGCCGCGCTTGCGAGGCCGTTCCTGATCGCATCTTTGGTCGCCTACATGACGGTTAACTATATGAACATCGATGCGATCATCGCCCGAAACAATATCGCCCGCTTCGAAGCTTCCGGCAACGTTGACGAGGCTTACCTCGCGGGGTTATCGCCGGATGCGGCGCCGCAGCTCGCCAAGCTGTATGAAGCTCACCCGGAGCTGGCGGTTCTTGGGGACGGGCTGCGCCGGATGAGGGACAACCTGTCTGCACCTGCACCCTGGATGTCCTACAACGTGTCCAAGCAGCAGGCCCGCAAGGCGCTAGAAGGGCTTAGGCTGCCATAA
- a CDS encoding aminoglycoside adenylyltransferase domain-containing protein has protein sequence MNLSVAWNEQLVREMTAFLQKENTGSIAASVMKLVHLLYAVELGEDASAEEAVRYALQRLPERWHKLVGWADACCSGHGIDVGPGEFGAPLTADSHGICVQSVRDEAEAFARFAAGFIRQVYFC, from the coding sequence ATGAATTTGTCCGTTGCTTGGAACGAACAGCTTGTCCGGGAAATGACCGCTTTCCTGCAAAAGGAGAATACCGGTTCGATAGCGGCTTCGGTGATGAAGCTGGTCCATCTGCTTTATGCGGTGGAGCTTGGAGAGGATGCTTCGGCGGAAGAGGCTGTCCGCTATGCGCTGCAGCGGCTGCCCGAACGTTGGCACAAGCTCGTCGGATGGGCTGATGCCTGCTGTTCGGGTCATGGGATAGACGTCGGTCCGGGGGAGTTCGGAGCGCCGCTAACGGCAGACTCTCACGGCATTTGCGTCCAATCCGTCCGCGATGAGGCCGAAGCTTTTGCACGGTTCGCCGCCGGGTTCATCCGGCAAGTATATTTTTGCTGA
- a CDS encoding ABC transporter substrate-binding protein, whose product MKLESHYIRLRQLLPASAELVPVEITLDEIASLLDCTHRNAVLLLRKMGERRWLEWSPERGRGKKSKLIFLVRTEDIVVGLAQELVEKKDLRGALEQMNVSFVPAKLKDHFHHWLNGHFGHSSELRNDKRIDTLRFPLTSPIGTLDPLHINFAAESHLVNQLFDSLVRYNRHSQTIDPHLAHAWETDTDRTTWTFYLRKGVLFHHGREMTAEDAAFSLLRLKHAPSRLLYRWVYEQMSRIEAVDPITLQIELSSPNELFLQFLSTNRASIVPKDMCEKLQDRFGRSPVGTGPFRLTRHDASMSVLEAFPSYFQGRAHLDEVELWHIPDLGRQEPGSTLESFQIIHNYRLPSEPSSDWNEAQRHGTTCKFITFNPTKQGPAADAAIRAAIYQAFNRTRLLDELELEPSALLASFVADDLPAPPAPLSEDESRRLLRDAGYRGETVRLCTITHYEQDARLVQKIAQQAGIKLELMLLPVEEFKGERRLQADLLLFSLILDNDLELRLVDLYKSMQRHMHPEPKTLVEQQLAAVLTEPVRQRRLERFGQIERILTDRHLLLFLYRKHLKTIYHSSVKGLTLDALDWVQFKNIWFKP is encoded by the coding sequence TTGAAATTGGAAAGCCATTATATTCGGCTGCGCCAGCTTTTGCCCGCTTCGGCGGAGCTTGTCCCGGTGGAAATTACGCTCGATGAGATCGCTTCATTGCTCGATTGCACCCACCGCAACGCCGTGCTGCTGCTCCGCAAAATGGGCGAACGGCGCTGGCTGGAATGGAGCCCCGAGCGCGGGCGAGGCAAAAAGTCGAAGCTGATCTTTCTTGTGCGGACCGAAGACATCGTCGTCGGGCTCGCCCAGGAGCTTGTAGAGAAAAAAGATTTGCGCGGCGCTTTGGAGCAGATGAACGTATCCTTTGTGCCGGCGAAGCTGAAGGATCATTTCCATCACTGGCTGAACGGCCACTTCGGTCATTCCAGCGAGCTTCGCAACGACAAACGGATCGACACTTTGCGTTTCCCGCTTACGTCGCCCATCGGTACGCTCGACCCGCTGCATATCAATTTTGCCGCCGAGTCGCATCTGGTGAACCAGCTGTTCGACAGTCTCGTCCGTTACAACCGCCACAGTCAGACGATCGACCCCCACCTGGCCCATGCCTGGGAAACGGATACTGACCGCACGACATGGACCTTTTACCTGCGCAAAGGCGTCCTGTTTCACCACGGGCGAGAAATGACGGCGGAGGATGCCGCTTTCTCCCTGCTTCGGCTGAAACACGCGCCTTCCCGGCTGCTGTACCGCTGGGTTTACGAGCAGATGAGCCGCATCGAGGCAGTCGACCCGATTACGCTGCAGATTGAGCTCTCCTCGCCGAATGAGTTGTTCCTGCAGTTTCTCAGCACCAATCGCGCCTCCATCGTTCCGAAGGATATGTGCGAGAAGCTGCAGGACCGGTTCGGCCGATCCCCCGTCGGTACGGGGCCTTTTCGACTGACACGGCACGATGCGTCGATGAGCGTGCTTGAGGCGTTCCCTTCGTATTTTCAAGGGCGCGCTCACCTCGACGAGGTCGAGCTGTGGCACATCCCCGATTTGGGCCGGCAAGAACCGGGCAGCACGCTGGAGAGCTTTCAAATCATTCATAATTACCGGCTGCCCAGCGAGCCTTCGTCCGATTGGAACGAAGCGCAGCGCCATGGAACGACGTGTAAATTCATCACGTTTAACCCGACAAAACAAGGTCCTGCCGCCGATGCAGCGATCCGAGCCGCCATATATCAGGCTTTCAACAGGACCCGCCTGCTTGACGAACTGGAGCTCGAGCCTTCGGCGCTGCTTGCCAGCTTTGTCGCCGACGACCTGCCTGCTCCCCCGGCCCCGCTGTCCGAAGACGAAAGCCGCCGGCTGCTTCGTGATGCGGGTTATCGCGGCGAAACCGTCCGGCTGTGCACCATCACCCACTACGAACAGGACGCCCGACTTGTGCAAAAAATCGCGCAGCAAGCGGGAATCAAACTCGAGCTGATGCTGCTGCCCGTCGAGGAATTCAAAGGAGAGCGCCGTCTTCAGGCCGATTTGCTTCTGTTCTCGCTCATCCTCGACAACGATCTGGAGCTGCGGCTCGTCGACTTGTACAAAAGCATGCAGCGGCACATGCATCCGGAGCCGAAGACACTGGTCGAGCAGCAGCTTGCCGCAGTCTTGACGGAACCGGTCCGGCAGAGACGGCTTGAACGGTTCGGGCAAATCGAGCGCATTTTGACGGACCGGCATCTGCTCTTGTTTTTATACCGCAAGCACTTGAAAACGATCTACCACTCCTCGGTCAAAGGACTGACGCTTGACGCGCTTGACTGGGTGCAGTTTAAAAACATCTGGTTCAAGCCATAA
- a CDS encoding glutamate synthase subunit beta, translating to MGKPTGFMEYEREVPTEAAPLMRISHWKEFAVPLPDDKLQTQGARCMDCGIPFCHTGKLISGMASGCPVNNLIPEWNDLVYRGQWREALDRLHKTNNFPEFTGRVCPAPCEGSCTVGLNGSPVTIKNIEKSIIDKGFAEGWVVPNPPKTRTGKKVAVVGSGPSGLACADQLNKAGHSVTVFERADRVGGLLMYGIPNMKLDKKYVQRRVDLMAEEGVKFVTGTEIGKDIPASQLKEEFDAIVLCGGATKGRDLNIEGRELKGIHLAMEFLAKNTKSLLDSEHQDGSYISAEGKDVIVIGGGDTGTDCVGTSIRHKCKSVTQFEIMPRPADTRQPNNPWPEWPRVYKMDYGQEEAAALQGEDPRRYLINTKKFVGDENGHVKELHTVLIEWKKDDQGRFVPVEVPGSEKVYPAQLVLLAMGFLGPENTVLDQLGVEKDERTNAKAEYGKFATNVEGVFSAGDMRRGQSLVVWAINEGRGAAREVDRYLMGSTNLP from the coding sequence ATGGGAAAACCGACAGGTTTTATGGAATATGAGCGCGAAGTCCCGACGGAAGCCGCCCCCCTGATGCGTATCTCGCATTGGAAGGAGTTCGCCGTGCCGCTCCCCGACGACAAGCTGCAAACGCAAGGCGCCCGCTGCATGGACTGCGGCATCCCTTTTTGCCACACCGGCAAGCTGATCAGCGGCATGGCTTCCGGCTGTCCGGTCAACAATCTGATCCCCGAGTGGAACGATCTGGTATACCGCGGCCAATGGCGCGAAGCACTCGACCGTTTGCATAAGACGAACAACTTTCCGGAGTTTACCGGCCGCGTCTGTCCGGCTCCCTGCGAGGGCTCCTGCACCGTCGGCCTGAACGGCTCTCCGGTTACAATCAAAAACATCGAAAAATCGATTATCGACAAAGGGTTCGCCGAAGGCTGGGTCGTGCCGAATCCGCCGAAGACGCGCACCGGGAAAAAGGTGGCCGTCGTCGGCTCCGGACCTTCGGGTCTCGCCTGCGCCGACCAACTGAACAAAGCCGGCCACTCCGTCACCGTATTCGAGCGGGCGGACCGCGTAGGCGGGCTGCTTATGTACGGCATTCCGAACATGAAGCTCGACAAGAAATACGTCCAGCGCCGCGTGGATTTGATGGCCGAAGAGGGCGTCAAGTTCGTCACCGGCACCGAGATCGGCAAGGACATCCCGGCTTCGCAGCTGAAAGAGGAGTTCGACGCGATCGTCCTGTGCGGCGGCGCGACAAAAGGCCGCGATCTGAACATCGAAGGTCGCGAGCTGAAGGGCATCCATCTGGCGATGGAGTTCCTGGCGAAAAATACGAAAAGCCTGCTCGATTCCGAGCATCAGGACGGCAGCTACATTTCCGCGGAAGGCAAAGACGTGATCGTCATCGGCGGCGGCGATACCGGCACGGACTGCGTCGGTACGTCGATCCGTCACAAATGCAAAAGCGTAACGCAGTTCGAGATCATGCCTCGTCCGGCCGACACGCGCCAGCCGAACAACCCTTGGCCGGAATGGCCGCGCGTGTACAAGATGGACTACGGCCAGGAGGAGGCCGCAGCCCTGCAGGGCGAAGATCCGCGCCGCTACTTGATCAACACGAAGAAATTCGTCGGCGACGAAAACGGACACGTGAAGGAGCTGCACACCGTCCTGATCGAGTGGAAAAAGGACGACCAAGGCCGTTTTGTCCCGGTCGAGGTGCCAGGCAGCGAGAAGGTGTATCCGGCTCAGCTCGTGCTGCTCGCAATGGGCTTCCTCGGCCCGGAAAACACCGTGCTCGACCAGCTCGGCGTCGAGAAGGATGAGCGGACGAACGCGAAGGCCGAATACGGCAAATTCGCCACCAATGTCGAAGGCGTCTTCTCCGCCGGCGATATGCGGCGCGGACAAAGCCTCGTCGTGTGGGCGATCAACGAAGGCCGCGGCGCCGCCCGCGAGGTGGACCGCTATTTGATGGGCTCGACCAATTTGCCGTAA
- the gltB gene encoding glutamate synthase large subunit: MMRNGLPAKQGLYDPQFEHDACGIGFVANIKGVKSHEIVSQALTVLCNLDHRGGQGCETNTGDGAGILLQIPHKFLQRECSKEGIALPDPGEYGVGMAYLPQDGGERAKCEALIEEKIREVGQRVLGWRTLPVDNSKLGDSAKSVEPVVRQIFIGQSGDVTDDLAFERKLYVIRKLIENAVRAGGLSCYFPSFSSRTIVYKGMLTPDQVDSYYMELKDPDVETALALVHSRFSTNTFPSWERAHPYRYLIHNGEINTLRGNVNWMHARQAMCETGLFGDDFKKILPIIDTEGSDSQMFDNCLEFLMLTGRSLPHAAMMMIPEPWSKHESMSDEKKAFYEYHSCLMEPWDGPAAISFTDGSIIGAVLDRNGLRPARYYVTSDDLIVLASEVGVLNIPPEKIVRKERLTPGRMLLVDTVAGRIVSDEEAKRRIVSEKPYREWLDRHLISLEELPDAPEVPAADHESLKQRQQAFGYTFEQLRKFLEPMAKIGVDPVGSMGYDAPLAVLSDRPQLLYNYFKQLFAQVTNPPIDSNFEEIITAQGTTIGPERSLIDPVPESCRQIRLGTPFLTNEELAKLRHIQQGGFKVAELPILFAASGGPEAMEKAVEELYAEADRAIADGATLLILSDRGVNGELAPIPALLAVSGLHHHLIREGTRTKVGLLLESGEPREVHHFALLLGYGAGAINPYLALESLDDLIRGGVLKDITHEKAVYNYIKAVTKGVTKVLAKMGISTFQSYRGAQIFEAVGLDQTVVDKYFTWTYTPVGGIKIDTIAQEAILRHRRAYSQQEGRDRVLDAGGELQWRQGGEDHLYQPETIHALQTAVKTNNYQQYKTFTKLIHRENEKYMTLRSLFAFKPNRPSVPLEEVEPVESIVRRFKTGAMSYGSISKEAHEALAIAMNRIGGKSNTGEGGESPDRFTPDANGDSRRSAIKQVASGRFGVTSNYLVNADEIQIKMAQGAKPGEGGQLPGSKVYPWVAECRGVTPGVGLISPPPHHDIYSIEDLAELIHDLKNANPRARISVKLVSEVGVGTIAAGVAKGKADVVLISGYDGGTGASPQTSIRHAGLPWELGLAETHQTLVLNNLRSRIAVETDGKLMTGRDVVIAALLGAEEFGFATTPLITLGCIMMRVCHLDTCPVGVATQNPELRKKFTGDPQHVVHFMRFVAQDMRELMAELGFRTVEEMIGHTEILETKKAIEHWKAKGIDLSPLLHQPDVSEDVGRYCSIPQDHGLDRSLDVTELMDICAPALERKEHVHAILPIRNVNRVVGTILGSEVTRRYGLNGLPHDTIRLHFNGSAGQSFGAFVPKGITLSLEGDANDYVGKGLSGGKIVIFPPENASFVPEENIVIGNVAFYGATDGEAYIRGIAGERFCVRNSGVRAVVEGVGDHGCEYMTGGRVVVLGPTGRNFAAGMSGGIAYVLDEDGTFAGRCNKEMVLLEQLEETYEAEEVRNMIQHHETFTGSTVADRILQNWEEYMWKFVKVIPKDYKRMFEAIERVKRSGLSQQEAMLVAFEENMKDVSRVAGN; this comes from the coding sequence ATGATGAGAAACGGATTGCCTGCGAAACAGGGGTTGTACGACCCGCAATTTGAGCATGATGCTTGTGGAATAGGGTTTGTCGCGAACATCAAGGGCGTAAAGTCTCACGAAATCGTCAGCCAGGCGCTTACGGTGCTTTGCAATTTGGATCATCGCGGCGGCCAGGGCTGCGAAACGAACACCGGCGACGGGGCCGGCATTTTGCTGCAAATCCCCCATAAATTTTTGCAACGGGAATGTTCGAAGGAAGGCATTGCGCTGCCTGACCCGGGCGAATACGGAGTCGGCATGGCGTATCTGCCTCAGGACGGCGGGGAGCGCGCCAAATGCGAAGCTTTAATTGAGGAAAAAATTCGCGAGGTCGGACAACGAGTGCTTGGCTGGAGAACGCTGCCGGTCGACAACTCGAAGCTCGGAGATTCCGCGAAGTCCGTGGAACCGGTTGTCCGGCAAATTTTTATCGGGCAAAGCGGCGATGTGACGGACGACCTCGCTTTCGAGCGCAAGCTGTATGTGATCCGCAAATTGATTGAAAACGCTGTCCGAGCCGGGGGGCTCTCGTGTTATTTCCCCAGCTTCTCGAGCCGCACGATCGTATATAAAGGAATGCTTACGCCGGATCAGGTAGACAGCTACTACATGGAGCTTAAGGACCCCGATGTTGAAACCGCTCTCGCGCTTGTCCACTCCCGTTTTTCGACCAATACGTTCCCGAGCTGGGAGCGGGCGCACCCGTACCGCTATTTGATCCATAACGGAGAAATCAATACGCTGCGCGGCAATGTGAACTGGATGCATGCGCGCCAGGCGATGTGCGAAACCGGCCTGTTCGGCGACGACTTCAAAAAAATTCTTCCGATCATCGATACGGAAGGCTCCGATTCGCAGATGTTCGACAACTGCCTGGAGTTTCTCATGCTGACCGGACGTTCGCTGCCTCATGCTGCGATGATGATGATTCCCGAACCGTGGTCCAAGCACGAGTCGATGAGCGACGAAAAGAAAGCGTTTTACGAATACCACAGCTGCCTGATGGAGCCGTGGGACGGCCCTGCCGCAATTTCTTTTACGGACGGCAGCATCATCGGCGCGGTGCTCGACCGCAACGGTTTGCGCCCGGCGCGTTATTACGTGACGAGCGACGATTTGATCGTGCTCGCCTCCGAAGTCGGCGTGCTGAACATCCCGCCGGAGAAGATCGTGCGCAAGGAACGCCTTACGCCGGGCCGCATGCTGCTCGTCGACACCGTGGCCGGACGCATCGTCTCCGACGAGGAGGCGAAGCGGCGTATCGTCAGCGAGAAGCCTTACCGCGAGTGGTTGGACCGGCATCTGATTTCGCTGGAGGAGCTGCCGGACGCTCCGGAGGTGCCGGCTGCCGATCACGAATCACTGAAGCAGCGCCAGCAGGCGTTCGGCTACACATTCGAGCAGCTGCGCAAATTCCTCGAGCCGATGGCCAAAATCGGCGTCGATCCGGTCGGCTCGATGGGCTACGATGCCCCGCTCGCGGTGCTGTCCGACCGTCCGCAGCTGCTTTATAACTACTTCAAGCAGTTGTTCGCGCAGGTGACGAACCCGCCGATCGATTCGAACTTTGAGGAGATCATTACGGCTCAAGGCACGACCATCGGACCGGAGCGCAGCCTGATCGATCCGGTGCCGGAAAGCTGCCGGCAAATCCGTCTCGGGACGCCGTTCCTGACGAACGAGGAGCTCGCCAAGCTGCGCCATATTCAGCAGGGCGGCTTCAAGGTCGCCGAGCTGCCGATTTTGTTCGCCGCATCGGGCGGTCCGGAAGCGATGGAGAAGGCGGTAGAGGAGCTGTACGCGGAGGCCGACCGGGCGATTGCAGACGGGGCAACGCTGCTGATCCTGTCCGATCGCGGCGTGAATGGGGAGCTTGCTCCGATTCCGGCGCTGCTTGCGGTCAGCGGGCTGCACCACCATCTGATCCGCGAAGGCACGCGCACGAAGGTCGGCCTTTTGCTCGAATCGGGAGAGCCGCGCGAGGTGCATCATTTTGCCCTGCTGCTCGGTTACGGCGCAGGCGCGATCAATCCGTATCTGGCGCTGGAATCGCTGGACGACTTGATCCGTGGCGGAGTGCTGAAGGATATCACGCACGAAAAGGCGGTTTACAACTATATTAAAGCGGTGACGAAAGGCGTAACGAAGGTGCTGGCGAAGATGGGCATCTCCACCTTCCAAAGCTACCGCGGCGCGCAAATTTTCGAAGCGGTCGGCCTTGACCAGACGGTCGTCGACAAATATTTCACATGGACGTATACACCGGTGGGCGGCATCAAGATCGATACGATCGCACAGGAAGCGATTTTACGCCACCGCCGCGCCTACTCGCAGCAGGAAGGCCGCGACCGTGTGCTCGATGCCGGCGGCGAGCTGCAGTGGCGGCAGGGCGGCGAGGATCACCTGTACCAGCCGGAGACGATCCATGCGCTGCAAACGGCCGTTAAGACGAATAACTATCAGCAGTATAAAACATTTACGAAGCTGATCCATCGTGAAAACGAGAAATATATGACGCTGCGCTCGCTTTTTGCGTTCAAGCCGAACCGTCCGTCCGTTCCGCTTGAAGAGGTCGAGCCTGTGGAATCGATCGTGCGCCGCTTTAAAACCGGAGCGATGTCGTACGGCTCGATCTCCAAGGAGGCGCACGAGGCGCTGGCCATCGCGATGAACCGCATCGGCGGCAAAAGCAACACAGGCGAAGGCGGCGAAAGCCCCGACCGGTTCACGCCGGATGCCAACGGCGATTCCCGCCGCAGCGCGATCAAGCAGGTCGCCTCGGGCCGCTTCGGCGTCACGAGCAACTATCTCGTCAATGCCGACGAGATTCAGATCAAGATGGCGCAGGGCGCGAAGCCGGGCGAAGGCGGACAGCTGCCGGGCTCCAAGGTGTACCCTTGGGTCGCGGAGTGCCGCGGCGTGACGCCGGGCGTCGGCTTGATCTCGCCGCCGCCGCATCACGACATCTATTCGATCGAGGATTTGGCGGAGCTGATCCACGATCTGAAAAACGCCAACCCGCGCGCCCGCATCAGCGTGAAGCTCGTGTCCGAGGTCGGCGTCGGCACGATCGCCGCCGGCGTCGCCAAGGGCAAGGCCGACGTCGTGCTCATCTCCGGTTATGACGGGGGCACCGGCGCATCGCCGCAGACGTCGATCCGCCACGCCGGCCTGCCGTGGGAGCTCGGCCTTGCCGAGACGCACCAGACGCTGGTGCTGAACAACCTGCGCAGCCGCATCGCCGTCGAGACGGACGGCAAGCTGATGACCGGCCGCGACGTCGTCATCGCCGCGCTGCTCGGCGCGGAGGAGTTCGGCTTCGCCACGACGCCGCTGATCACGCTCGGCTGCATCATGATGCGCGTCTGCCATCTGGATACTTGCCCGGTCGGAGTGGCGACGCAAAATCCGGAGCTGCGCAAAAAATTCACCGGCGATCCGCAGCACGTAGTCCATTTCATGCGCTTCGTGGCGCAGGACATGCGCGAGCTGATGGCGGAGCTCGGCTTCCGCACGGTGGAAGAGATGATCGGCCATACGGAAATACTCGAAACGAAAAAGGCCATTGAGCATTGGAAAGCGAAAGGCATCGATCTATCTCCGCTGCTGCATCAGCCGGACGTATCGGAAGACGTCGGCCGTTACTGCAGCATTCCGCAGGATCATGGGCTGGACCGCTCGCTCGACGTGACGGAGTTGATGGACATTTGCGCTCCGGCGCTTGAGCGAAAAGAGCACGTGCATGCGATTCTGCCGATTCGCAACGTCAACCGCGTCGTCGGCACGATTCTCGGCAGCGAAGTGACCCGCCGCTACGGGCTGAATGGCTTGCCGCACGATACGATCCGCCTCCACTTCAACGGCTCGGCGGGCCAAAGCTTCGGCGCATTTGTGCCGAAGGGCATCACGCTTTCGCTCGAGGGCGATGCCAACGATTACGTCGGCAAAGGGCTTTCCGGCGGCAAAATCGTCATTTTCCCGCCGGAAAACGCTTCGTTCGTGCCGGAGGAGAACATCGTCATCGGCAACGTGGCCTTTTACGGAGCGACCGACGGGGAAGCGTACATCCGCGGCATCGCCGGCGAGCGCTTCTGCGTGCGCAACTCCGGTGTCCGTGCCGTCGTGGAAGGCGTGGGCGACCACGGCTGCGAGTACATGACGGGAGGCCGCGTCGTCGTGCTCGGACCGACAGGCCGCAACTTCGCGGCGGGCATGTCCGGCGGCATCGCGTATGTGCTCGACGAGGACGGCACGTTTGCAGGCCGCTGCAACAAAGAGATGGTGCTGCTCGAGCAGCTGGAGGAAACGTATGAAGCTGAGGAAGTGCGCAATATGATTCAGCATCACGAAACGTTTACCGGCAGCACGGTGGCCGACCGCATTTTGCAAAATTGGGAAGAGTACATGTGGAAATTCGTGAAGGTGATTCCGAAGGACTACAAGCGGATGTTCGAGGCGATCGAACGCGTGAAGCGCTCCGGCCTCAGCCAGCAGGAAGCGATGCTCGTCGCCTTCGAAGAGAACATGAAGGATGTCTCCCGCGTGGCCGGCAACTAA
- a CDS encoding PAS domain-containing protein has protein sequence MKSSDPFAPLSRTYPHKSMTVQQQIMTNLFQFGHIGVALLSLSGHFLRANPAYCDMVGYSEYELLGKDILSITHPGDLLPSLSLSSQLIEGSIPSYIIEKRYVHRDGRTVWVRKTGTLLRERLKPAHMLIQVEDISAEKRLEQWMMTANKKLKNVYESISDAYVTVDREAKFVYVNKAAEKLFGRRRDDLLGQCLWGLFPEAADSPFLQQMQAALEEMNPLQVQAYSPDCRLWLDVRISPSKEETGIFFRDITSHIDLEKMYREAKEQLDSHARIETN, from the coding sequence ATGAAATCCAGTGACCCTTTTGCCCCATTGTCCAGAACTTACCCCCATAAATCTATGACGGTACAGCAGCAAATTATGACGAATCTTTTCCAGTTCGGCCACATCGGCGTCGCGCTGCTTTCCTTGAGCGGGCATTTTCTGCGCGCCAACCCGGCTTATTGCGATATGGTCGGTTATTCGGAATACGAGCTGCTCGGCAAAGATATTTTGTCGATCACCCATCCGGGCGATCTGCTGCCCAGCCTCAGCCTGTCGAGCCAACTGATTGAGGGGAGCATACCCAGCTATATAATCGAGAAAAGATATGTCCACCGGGACGGCCGCACCGTCTGGGTCCGCAAAACCGGCACCTTGCTTCGCGAACGTTTGAAGCCTGCGCATATGCTTATACAAGTCGAGGACATCTCCGCCGAGAAACGGCTGGAGCAGTGGATGATGACGGCCAACAAGAAGCTGAAAAACGTATACGAAAGCATTTCCGACGCCTACGTGACGGTCGATCGCGAGGCAAAGTTCGTTTATGTGAACAAAGCGGCGGAAAAGCTGTTCGGCAGAAGAAGGGACGATCTGCTCGGGCAGTGCCTGTGGGGGTTGTTTCCGGAAGCGGCCGACAGCCCGTTTTTGCAGCAGATGCAAGCGGCTTTGGAGGAAATGAACCCGCTGCAGGTGCAGGCGTATTCCCCGGACTGCCGGCTTTGGCTCGATGTCCGGATCAGTCCTTCGAAAGAGGAAACCGGCATTTTTTTCCGCGACATCACCTCTCATATCGACTTGGAAAAAATGTACCGCGAAGCGAAGGAGCAGCTCGATTCCCATGCCCGAATCGAGACGAATTGA